GGGTGCTGACCGGGCAGAAGGCGTACGCCACCAACGGCGGGATCGCCGGGGTGCACGTGGTCACCGCCTCGGTCGACCCCACGCTCGGCTCCCGGGGCCAGGCGGCGTTCGTCGTACCGCCGGGCACCCCCGGCCTGGCCGCCACCCGCAAGCTGCGCAAGCTGGGCCTGCGCGCGTCGCACACCGCCGACGTCTTCCTCGACGGGGTACGCGTGCCCGGGCGCTGCCTGCTCGGCGGCCGGGACGCCCTGCTGGAACGCCTGGACCGGGCCCGCTCCGGGCAGCGGGCCAGCGGGCAGGCCGCGATGCGTACCTTCGAGCTGTCCCGGCCCACAGTCGGCGCCCAGGCGCTCGGCGTGGCCCGGGCCGCCTACGAGTACGCCCTGGACTACGCGAAGGATCGGGTCCAGTTCGGACGACCGATCATCGAGAACCAGGCGGTCGCGTTCGCGCTGGCCGACATGCGGATGGAGATCGACGCGGCGCGGCTGCTGGTCTGGCGGGCCTCCTGGATGGGCCGCAACAACCGCCCGTTCACCGCCGGCGAGGGATCGATGTCCAAGCTCAAGGCCGGCGAGGTCGCGGTGTCGGTCACCGAGAAGGCGGTGCAGTTGCTCGGCGGGGCCGGCTTCCTGCGCGACCACCCGGTGGAGCGCTGGTACCGGGACGCGAAGATCTACACCATCTTCGAGGGCACCTCCGAGATCCAGCGGTTGGTGATCTCCCGGGCGATCTCCGGAATGCAGATCCGCTGATCACAGCGGTTGGGCAGCTCGGCGGATCCGGTGCATGATCGACGGCAGAGCCCGACGATGGGCCCCTCCGGGGGCCCATCCGTGCACCCCGAAGGAGGCCCAAGGGCATGGACCTGCCGTTCGTCGTCGCCACGCTGACCCGACGCGGCCTGCTCACCCCCGGCCGACCCATCCGCGTCGCCTCGCAGCTCAACGCCCTACGCACCTGGGGCTGGAGCCTCGCCGGTGAGCTGCGCCAAGCCGCCGCCCGGGACCCCGGCCGGCCGGCGGTGCTCGACGAGCACGGCACCCAGCTGACCTACCAGGAGCTGCTCGACCGGGCCGAGCGGCTGGCCCGCGCGCTGCGCGCCGCGCTCGGCGTACAGGCCGGCGACCGGATCGGGGTGCTCTGCCGCAACCACCACGGCCTGATCGAGACGATCGTGGCCGCCACCCTGCTCGGCGTGGACTCGGTCCTGGTCAACACCGGCCTGTCCGCCGCGCAACTGGCCACCGTCGCCGAGGAGCAACGACTACGGGTGCTGGTGCACGACGACGAGTTCGCCGAGCTGGTCCTCGGGCTCCCGGCCGAACTGCACCGGGTAGACGAGCGCGCCCATGCGGAGCTGATCGCCGGGGCGCTGCCGGGCGACCTGCGCCCACCGGAGCGCGACGGCCGGATCATCGTGCTGACCTCCGGCACCACCGGCTCCCCGAAGGGCGCCCGCCGGCCCACCCCGAACGGCTTCGGCCCACTGGTGTCCATCATCGACCGGATCCCGCTGCACACCCGGGACACGGTGATGATCGCCGCACCGATCTTCCACACCTGGGGCTTCGCGGCGCTCCAGGTGTCCTTCGCGCTGCGGGCCACCATCGTGCTGCAACGCCGCTTCGACCCGGCCGCCACGCTGGCGGCGCTCGCCGCGCACGGGTGTGACGCCCTCTTCGCCGTACCGGTGATGCTGCAGCGACTGCTGGAGGTGCCGCCGCCGGACCCGCGGCCCGCGCTGAAGGTGGTCGCGGTCAGCGGCTCGGCGCTGCCCGGTGGGCTCGCCCCGGCGTTCATGGACGCCTACGGCGACGTGCTCTACAACCTGTACGGCTCGACCGAGGTCTCCTGGGCCTCCATCGCCGGGCCGGCCCACCTGCGGCACGCACCCACCACCGCCGGTCGGCCGCCGCACGGCACCCGGCTGGAGATCCTCGACGACAACGGCGAGCCGGTTCCCGGTGGCCGGGTCGGCCGGATCTTCGTCGGCAACGAGATGCTGTTCGAGGGCTACACGTCAGGAGCGACGCGGGAGACCCATGACGGCCTGCTCGACACGGGCGACCTCGGCCGGGTCAACGCCGATGGCCTGCTCTTCGTCGACGGACGCGCCGACGACATGATCGTCTCCGGCGGTGAGAACGTCTTCCCGTCCGAAGTGGAGGACCTGCTCGCCCGGCTGCCGCAGGTCCGTGAGGCCGCGGTGATCGGGGTGCCCGACCCGGAGTACGGCCAGCGCC
Above is a window of Micromonospora coriariae DNA encoding:
- a CDS encoding AMP-binding protein; its protein translation is MDLPFVVATLTRRGLLTPGRPIRVASQLNALRTWGWSLAGELRQAAARDPGRPAVLDEHGTQLTYQELLDRAERLARALRAALGVQAGDRIGVLCRNHHGLIETIVAATLLGVDSVLVNTGLSAAQLATVAEEQRLRVLVHDDEFAELVLGLPAELHRVDERAHAELIAGALPGDLRPPERDGRIIVLTSGTTGSPKGARRPTPNGFGPLVSIIDRIPLHTRDTVMIAAPIFHTWGFAALQVSFALRATIVLQRRFDPAATLAALAAHGCDALFAVPVMLQRLLEVPPPDPRPALKVVAVSGSALPGGLAPAFMDAYGDVLYNLYGSTEVSWASIAGPAHLRHAPTTAGRPPHGTRLEILDDNGEPVPGGRVGRIFVGNEMLFEGYTSGATRETHDGLLDTGDLGRVNADGLLFVDGRADDMIVSGGENVFPSEVEDLLARLPQVREAAVIGVPDPEYGQRLAAFLALHPDETLDPEAVREYVRHYLARFSVPRDVIFVKYLPRNATGKVVSRELRRYYG
- a CDS encoding acyl-CoA dehydrogenase family protein, coding for MAEFSLDLNEEQRDLRDWVHGFAAEVVRPAAAEWDEREDTPWPVIQEAAKVGLYGFEFLATCWADPTGLSLPIASEELFWGDAGIGLSIFGTSLAVAAIYGAGTPEQMVEWVPQCFGDVDSPTVAAFCTSEPEAGSDVGAMRTRAVYDEATDEWVLTGQKAYATNGGIAGVHVVTASVDPTLGSRGQAAFVVPPGTPGLAATRKLRKLGLRASHTADVFLDGVRVPGRCLLGGRDALLERLDRARSGQRASGQAAMRTFELSRPTVGAQALGVARAAYEYALDYAKDRVQFGRPIIENQAVAFALADMRMEIDAARLLVWRASWMGRNNRPFTAGEGSMSKLKAGEVAVSVTEKAVQLLGGAGFLRDHPVERWYRDAKIYTIFEGTSEIQRLVISRAISGMQIR